Proteins encoded within one genomic window of Candidatus Thermoplasmatota archaeon:
- a CDS encoding RNA-binding domain-containing protein: protein MEAPFHYILLRTFCYSTESENKVREAILFIAYGKNDAEEKIEEHVLEGYFGDKIKIMKLKIENARTIKNFCLRVLPMLDIKKIDESIDEDCSFHLKFSKEKALDGFIALAEDNNAVSLKGKIRVYPSCRESAIGKIMAAVHGYHNN from the coding sequence ATGGAGGCACCATTCCATTACATCCTGCTAAGAACATTTTGTTATTCCACTGAAAGCGAAAATAAGGTCAGGGAGGCGATATTGTTCATTGCATATGGGAAGAATGATGCAGAAGAAAAGATAGAAGAGCATGTATTGGAAGGCTATTTCGGAGACAAAATAAAGATTATGAAATTAAAAATTGAAAACGCCAGAACGATAAAAAATTTCTGCCTGCGTGTATTGCCTATGCTGGATATTAAAAAAATCGATGAAAGCATCGATGAGGATTGTTCTTTTCACCTGAAATTCAGCAAGGAAAAAGCCTTGGATGGATTCATTGCACTGGCAGAAGATAACAACGCGGTATCTTTAAAAGGAAAAATAAGGGTATATCCTTCCTGCAGGGAAAGTGCAATAGGGAAAATCATGGCTGCAGTGCATGGATACCATAACAATTAA
- a CDS encoding DUF2240 family protein gives MEKSRQLIAFLFQRSGKEKLNDNDIYMALSYELGWFTPGQAKNFIKDCMDKELLKKEEDGYKPNFDYGAVELPLGFRAEGGTTRNEKPDILSSIVSEIVKKGVKEGDAMISIKNLAEKEKIIPEVAAIVITKKHRIDVTPFLNDVWDVIKNM, from the coding sequence ATGGAAAAATCGAGGCAGCTCATAGCGTTCCTGTTTCAAAGGAGCGGAAAGGAAAAATTGAACGACAACGACATTTATATGGCTCTTTCATATGAACTTGGCTGGTTTACCCCCGGCCAGGCAAAAAATTTCATAAAAGATTGTATGGATAAAGAGTTATTGAAGAAAGAAGAAGACGGCTATAAACCAAACTTTGATTATGGGGCAGTAGAACTACCTTTAGGATTTAGGGCTGAAGGAGGTACCACTAGGAATGAAAAACCTGACATTCTATCGTCCATTGTTTCGGAAATTGTAAAGAAAGGAGTGAAAGAGGGCGATGCAATGATTTCAATAAAAAATTTGGCTGAAAAAGAAAAAATAATTCCAGAAGTTGCAGCAATAGTTATAACAAAAAAACATAGAATTGACGTAACTCCGTTTCTCAATGATGTGTGGGACGTTATAAAAAATATGTGA
- a CDS encoding MBL fold metallo-hydrolase: MIKIRWHGHACFEISNDLIIVTDPHDGSSIGIRPPNVKADVVLVSHDHYDHNKVKAVGKEGTKVIRGGNENIDGIEISSLKAYHDKEEGKRRGEITIFKFTIEGTTFCHLGDLGHAIDDDSAEKIGNVDILFVPIGGVFTIDGKEALEVCKKIKPKVIVPMHYKVGGLSIPIERIDAFLDNARKYYEIRHVANEIEIESDDLPVEEEIWVFTL, from the coding sequence ATGATAAAAATAAGATGGCACGGGCATGCCTGCTTTGAGATATCAAATGATTTAATCATCGTAACCGATCCTCATGATGGAAGTTCAATAGGCATACGGCCGCCGAATGTCAAAGCAGATGTTGTTCTGGTCTCTCACGACCATTATGACCATAACAAAGTAAAGGCCGTGGGGAAAGAAGGAACAAAAGTGATAAGAGGTGGAAATGAAAATATCGACGGAATAGAAATAAGTTCTTTAAAGGCATACCATGATAAAGAAGAGGGAAAGAGGAGAGGGGAAATAACAATATTTAAATTTACCATAGAAGGAACAACATTCTGTCATCTTGGTGATTTGGGCCATGCAATAGACGACGATTCTGCGGAAAAAATAGGTAACGTGGACATACTGTTTGTTCCCATAGGCGGTGTTTTTACCATTGACGGAAAGGAGGCCCTAGAAGTATGTAAAAAGATAAAACCAAAGGTTATCGTGCCCATGCATTACAAGGTAGGTGGACTCTCGATTCCGATAGAACGAATAGATGCCTTTCTGGACAATGCTAGGAAATACTATGAAATAAGGCATGTTGCCAACGAAATAGAAATTGAAAGCGATGACCTGCCCGTGGAGGAAGAAATATGGGTTTTCACTCTCTAG
- a CDS encoding DUF4332 domain-containing protein yields MKITELKGIGPQYGKKLKRAGIKTIYDLREMNVKKVAEASKIGEQLLKKWKDSAMKMHLLTDIKGIGNAFRKKLEKQGIFTVEELSRADKGIADKIGISEKKFKAWIKDANKMVGKKISKRAVVAEKIGADNAFITIKGKKADVKIKEKVHEEIPVFRGKLDDVVKENSMTVNIDNSGNVRLWFNGKWYDNIPATEESLWSKIKRIFWGAK; encoded by the coding sequence ATGAAAATTACTGAATTAAAGGGTATTGGCCCACAGTATGGTAAAAAATTAAAAAGGGCTGGAATAAAAACTATTTATGACCTCAGAGAAATGAATGTTAAGAAGGTGGCTGAAGCTTCAAAAATAGGGGAGCAATTGCTTAAGAAATGGAAGGATAGTGCAATGAAAATGCATCTGCTTACAGATATAAAAGGTATTGGTAATGCATTCAGAAAAAAACTTGAAAAACAGGGCATATTTACTGTTGAAGAACTTTCCAGAGCCGATAAGGGCATTGCGGATAAAATTGGCATATCAGAAAAAAAGTTCAAAGCATGGATAAAGGACGCAAATAAAATGGTGGGAAAAAAAATATCAAAAAGGGCGGTTGTGGCGGAGAAGATAGGGGCAGATAACGCATTCATAACCATAAAAGGAAAAAAAGCAGATGTGAAGATAAAAGAGAAAGTGCATGAAGAAATTCCTGTATTCAGGGGTAAACTGGACGATGTTGTAAAGGAAAACAGTATGACAGTCAATATTGATAATTCTGGCAATGTTAGACTATGGTTCAACGGGAAATGGTACGACAATATTCCTGCTACAGAAGAGAGTTTGTGGAGCAAAATAAAAAGAATATTTTGGGGGGCTAAATGA